DNA from Leptospira bandrabouensis:
CGGGAGTTTTAAAGATAAAGAAGATACAGTTGTGCAACACTATATCACAGCAACCGAGGATCAATTTGGATTTACTATTTTAATCACTTGTTATGAGTCCGTTTATCCGCAAATAGAAAAAGACATTGCTCAATTTCTGGACAGTTTGTCCTGGAGTACAAGACTTATGCCTTGGAAGTGGCAACTACTTGAAGAACAAATTTCTAAAGCAAAAGAATTGGAACTTAGTGCTCTCGACCGGTTAAAAACAAAAAAATCGGAAGAAATAACAATGGCTTTGGAAGAATTGAGTGATTCCTGTGAATTGGGTTCTGCATCTGCTTGTGAGATGTTTACTTTGTTTATGAACTTAGGTAGATAACAAATACTAGGTTATTTCTGCATTTTTTGGATGTATTCAGCCACAGCCTCAATCTCTGTTTTTCGCATATGCGAATATGCTTTCATATAGGTTCCCGGAATCCCATTTTTGATGCTTTTGGCAATGGCTTCCTTAGAAGATCCATATAGATAAGTGGATTTATCTTGGAAATTAGGAATACGAGAATTCGATAACAGCTGAGTTCTCGTTCCTCGTCCATTGCCCCCCATTCCATGACAGGAAGCACATCCATTTTGGACATACATGGCTTCCGGAAAAGGAACAGAGACTGCCGGTGGTGGAGGCGGTTCTATTTTCGGAGTTTCGTTTTCAGATGAACAACTTGGTAAAAAAGAAAGAACAATTAAAAATACCAGTGGTAAACGAATCTTCATTTTATATCGATTGCAAACAGAAATTTTTTGTTTTATCATGTAGATTCATTAGAATTAAGCGCAATCAATCACAATAGGTTCCCATTCCCACCAAATCCACATTATACTTTTGTGATAAATAACAAAAGACAGTGGTCCTTTCTGCAGGTGATAAAAACTTTTTGTAATAAAGAACTTCACCGATATGGCCTGAGAAAAAACTGGAGGTAGATTCATTGGTTCCCAAATAGATGCTATCTTGTGAAAAGCTATGTGAAACATCGACTGTAATTCCACCAAGGAGTACATTGGAATTAAATAAGAAGGAAAAACCACTCACATGGTTGAAATTAGCCAGGTAAGGAATGAGAGTTCCCGAAAAAATTGGATTGGAATATCCAACATCTCCAAAACTTGGTTTTGTCATATGAAATCGATTGCTTTGGAAGTTGTAAGAAACTCCTCCAGATGCTGATTCCAGTAATGGGCCGTCGGCCGTGTTGGTTCGACTAAAGGCCACAAAAAGGCTAGATTCGTTGGACGGAATGTCTGTGGCAGGACCTCTGTAAAGATACTGCGAACTTGCGCCATTAAAAAATACAGAAGGTTTTCCATTGAGACCGACATTGTTAAATGTGGGTGCGGCTGTTCCATTAAAAAATGATGCAGCATTTCCACTTCGGTCATTCCATGTTGTAACATCTGTCCAGTTTCCTTGGTTGGACAAACTATCGGCACTTAGGTGAAGAACCAAAGTACTTAGTGGGAAAGTTGCAGACCAGGTTGCCACTTGTCTTGGATCATAGCCAGAAAGTGCTTGGATTTCATTTGTGCTTAAAGCTCGGTTATAGATTAAAACCTCATCAATAGAACCTGTGAATCCTGCAGCCAAATCTGTCCTTGTTCCAATGGTAAATGCAATGGGAAGATTATCCCAAGTATTTTTGACCTCTGATTGAAGTAAAACTCCATTGTCATATAACGTCGCATAGTTACTATTAGCTGGTCCATGAAAAACCCCACAAAGTTGGTGCCATGTGTTTTCATGATTGTAATATAGACCTTCTACATCATTTCCATATCCAGCAAATAAATATTTACTTCCTGCGGCTCCCGATCCCAAAGAAGTTAAACGATTTAAACTGGACATTCCGTAACTAACAATGGTTCCTGGATTGGTCAGTGGTGATTTGTAGTGAACACAAACGGTTCTTGGTTTATTAGCACTTGGTAATTGTGTATCAGTAGTGGACACTGATAAATAATTCGTTCCGTTAGTACTAATGGCACTTGCACCATTCCCGAAACGATCGGTAGTGAGACCAACACCCATATTGGTGACTTGGTTTCCCATTCCACTTACATCTTGGAAGCCATTACTAAAATCAAAACGAGCCACAAGACCAACGGGGATTTGCGCAGAGATGTATCGAATCTCCTTTGGATCGAGTGCTTTGGAATAAATTCGGACGTCTGCTATTTTACCGGCAAAATAAGAATTATCAGAAACCATTTTTCCAACATAGATTCCACTGCCTGGTGTGGTTGTGACAGAACTTCCTATGGTCAATGGACCAGCAATGACCGATCCATTGTGATAAACGATTCCGACGGAACCATCAAAGGTTCCGCAAATATGAGACCACTGGTTTAAAGGGACTGAATATAGGGAAGATACTTCCCCCGCTCCCAAACCGCCAAATCGAATGACGTTAGAGCCACCCGCATTTTTAAATAAGGAAAGAATAAATTCCGTACTTGCTCCGGCTGCTCCGTAAGAAAAAATAGGGGAGTTCTCATTTGTATTGATTGGATATCGTTCTGGATGAACCCAAGCGCAAACGCTTCGAGGTTGTTTTCCCATAGGCAAACCAGTTTCTGGTCCATTCGCAAAACCGAAGTTACCTGATACGAATCGGATACTTGAGTTTGCACTTTTGTCTCTACCTGGAGCAAAACTAGTCATACCTCCATACTGCGTTAAGGTAATGCCTAGCGGACCTCTTGGGTCTAAATTCCCATTCATCTCATATTGCATTAGGAGTTGGATCGGACGTGAGGCATAAGAATTTCCCACAAGACTTGCATCGGCACTGTGAGCAAGGTCATTGATTTCTGCTTCATTTAAGATTCTTGAATAAAAACGAAAATCAGCAATCCTACCAGGAAAATAATTGGCTGAAGCGGCCACTCCAATGGATAAATCGCCTGTAGGTGAGTTAGTCGCCAAAGGTTTTTGAAATACGAGGTTACCGTTCATATAGATACGATAAACATTATTGTCATCGATTGTCATCGCGACATGAGTCCATTTGTCTGGAATGATATTGATATGGACGGGATCGGGGAGATACCCTCCTCTTAGGATTCCTAGTTGGCTTTCTGATGAAATAAAGAGTCCATACCCATCCGAACCTGGTAATCCATTATAGGCTATGACTTTGGCAAGACTTGGATTGGTTCCATCCCAGAGAATCCAAGCTGACATTGTGATTTTGTTTGGGGCTGCAGATGGAGATGGGGCAGTGGCTGCATTGCCCGTAGAAAGTGCGGCAGAACCATTTGTCTCTCCATATCGACCCAATCCAAATCCTGGACTTCCTACGGCAGTTAAGGTTTGGTTATTTAGTAAATTAGATGACGAACCATTTAACGGAAAGTATGTGGTAAGCCCAGAGGAGTTAATGGTCCTTAGTGCATGAGCGGTTCCCACAACGAGAATGTTACCAATATTGGCTATGTACATTGGAGCATTTAGAGAAGCATTGACTCCTTCTCCATTTGTGAGGCCAGTGCCGCCAGAGCCTGCGATTGTGATGACTTCACCAGTCTCTATATGAACACGTCTTATGCGATGGTTGCCATAATCTGCTACATATAAAAATGTTCCATCATGGGTAATTCCATGGGGCATATTAAAACTGGCATTTGTCCCCACTCCATCAACAAAACCTACTGTTGAACTTCCGGCAAAGACTGTGGTGACCCCTGTTACTTTATGTGTTTTGGTGATATTATGAGTACCAATGTTCACTGCGTAAATGTAATCGCCTACAACAGTGAGACCTTCAGGTTGGTTTAAATCACCACCGATGCTAAGTGTGGAAACTTCCCTAGTTCTCAGTTTAATGACTCGAATGGCAGAATTTCCCCTTTCTGTAATATATAATTTCTCATCATCGAACACAATTCCCGCAGGATTTCCAAATCTTGCAAGTAGAGGATCTGTCGAATCCACATTTCCATTCGATGGAGTCACAGTTGAGTTGTCTCCTGCGAAAGTTTCCGTATAACCTGTGCTAATGAGTGTTCTTTTGATTCTATTTCCGTCTATTTCGGCGACATAGAGATAGGTTCCGTCTGTAGTGATTCCTCTTGGACCATTGAGTGCGCTGACAGAACCAGACCCGGCAGTATTTCCAATAGTACCATCTCCGACAAGTGTACTGACGGCACTGGTCGTTGGATTAAAAATTCGAATTTTATGATTTCCATAATCAGCAATGTAACCTTTCGTTCCATCAAAGGTGACACCACGAATGTTTGAGAAGGATGCAGAAGTTCCAATGGCATCTGCCGAACCAGCACCTGCTTGCCCAGCGGCAGTGCCCACTAAACCACGATAATAATGGATCTGTAATGGAGCCGGTTTTTTAGCTGTAATCGTATTTGCATATCTATACCCAGCGACACAGTTGACCGCAACATTCGTAATGTTAGTTCCGAGTACGGTTCCTGAATAATTGGATTGGATGGCACAAACATATCCTTGAGGCTCTGCAGTGATAGAAATATCATAATTTGTACCACTGGCAATAGGTGTGGAAAAGGAAATGGGAGTGGTTGTGGCCCCACCCGGAACATTGATGGAATCAATTCCATTGGTAACGGTGAGTCCAGCTGGCAGTGCCACTGTGCTTGTGATATTTCCACTCATGGAATAGTTGTTAACCGAACAGCTAATGTCTATATTGGTGATTGCTGTTGTGGAAACAGTTCCATTTCCGCCTGTGACACTACAAGTTTGCCAAGGATTTTGAGGACCAGAAAGGACTGTCACTGCATAGTTCGTGCCAGTGGGTAGGGCAGTGTTGAAGGTAAAAGTCCCATTTCCGGCAATGATTAAATCATCGGAAGCATTGTTTTGTAAAACAAAAGTATTCAGACCAAAAGGTATAGTTAATAAATTAATCGTTCCACCAACCGTATACACATTTGGTTGGTAATTTAAACTTAAAATGTCGCTTCCTATATAGTTTTCCTTGCACATTCTGACTTTGACATTTTGAGAAGAACCAGGGGTTGGAAATACATAATTACCAGCTGTCCCCGATGAACAAGTGCTTGCTGTAGCCCCACAAACAGGATCCGCAGGAGTTCCGGCAGCGCTATCTTTACAAACCCATGTGGAACCTGTAGTAGTTGTAGAAAAACTAACCGAATCCCCTGAATTCATTTGTGAACCTGTCGCCAAACTTGGAGTTGGTGTTGCTACCTTCAAGGTGTATGTTGAAGTTTGAA
Protein-coding regions in this window:
- a CDS encoding LamG-like jellyroll fold domain-containing protein, which encodes MRHIQKTILYLILLPLFGCQFPKISRSFLETLSTIRFLQANNLSYTVSFRVSGLLGSGLQIENNGDIVNVTANQTYTFSKKIPSGSPYNVTVKTSPSSPTQKCIVSSGSGIVQNGNIEGIQIVCGDALYLIQGTVTGLLGNGLQIQNVTGSGTDVINVNSTNFSLPPIPSGETYNFNIINQPTSPSQTCSITSPGVTSGTMAASNLPATINCITNSFVVNAQVTGILGTLGAGNELKLTLDSSNTINVTGDGTFPFPGTYLSGGTFSISVDNPGGIITTGVCTLSSGTITVANSNYTIPVNCSNAFLISGTVSSPGGTTTSIISGSVTLDLINTGGTPFVTQQTVVNAGTTNFSFPSTIPGGSDYQIVVSSSAPNQICTMTAGATHTGTTSDQGSAIVNCSLPTPSFSPVTGTVFNDDGTVTLSTLIPGSEYRYTLGNGGQVDPTCATGTITTNTATIADTNQAVIKAIHCKVGWTESTVQTSTYTLKVATPTPSLATGSQMNSGDSVSFSTTTTGSTWVCKDSAAGTPADPVCGATASTCSSGTAGNYVFPTPGSSQNVKVRMCKENYIGSDILSLNYQPNVYTVGGTINLLTIPFGLNTFVLQNNASDDLIIAGNGTFTFNTALPTGTNYAVTVLSGPQNPWQTCSVTGGNGTVSTTAITNIDISCSVNNYSMSGNITSTVALPAGLTVTNGIDSINVPGGATTTPISFSTPIASGTNYDISITAEPQGYVCAIQSNYSGTVLGTNITNVAVNCVAGYRYANTITAKKPAPLQIHYYRGLVGTAAGQAGAGSADAIGTSASFSNIRGVTFDGTKGYIADYGNHKIRIFNPTTSAVSTLVGDGTIGNTAGSGSVSALNGPRGITTDGTYLYVAEIDGNRIKRTLISTGYTETFAGDNSTVTPSNGNVDSTDPLLARFGNPAGIVFDDEKLYITERGNSAIRVIKLRTREVSTLSIGGDLNQPEGLTVVGDYIYAVNIGTHNITKTHKVTGVTTVFAGSSTVGFVDGVGTNASFNMPHGITHDGTFLYVADYGNHRIRRVHIETGEVITIAGSGGTGLTNGEGVNASLNAPMYIANIGNILVVGTAHALRTINSSGLTTYFPLNGSSSNLLNNQTLTAVGSPGFGLGRYGETNGSAALSTGNAATAPSPSAAPNKITMSAWILWDGTNPSLAKVIAYNGLPGSDGYGLFISSESQLGILRGGYLPDPVHINIIPDKWTHVAMTIDDNNVYRIYMNGNLVFQKPLATNSPTGDLSIGVAASANYFPGRIADFRFYSRILNEAEINDLAHSADASLVGNSYASRPIQLLMQYEMNGNLDPRGPLGITLTQYGGMTSFAPGRDKSANSSIRFVSGNFGFANGPETGLPMGKQPRSVCAWVHPERYPINTNENSPIFSYGAAGASTEFILSLFKNAGGSNVIRFGGLGAGEVSSLYSVPLNQWSHICGTFDGSVGIVYHNGSVIAGPLTIGSSVTTTPGSGIYVGKMVSDNSYFAGKIADVRIYSKALDPKEIRYISAQIPVGLVARFDFSNGFQDVSGMGNQVTNMGVGLTTDRFGNGASAISTNGTNYLSVSTTDTQLPSANKPRTVCVHYKSPLTNPGTIVSYGMSSLNRLTSLGSGAAGSKYLFAGYGNDVEGLYYNHENTWHQLCGVFHGPANSNYATLYDNGVLLQSEVKNTWDNLPIAFTIGTRTDLAAGFTGSIDEVLIYNRALSTNEIQALSGYDPRQVATWSATFPLSTLVLHLSADSLSNQGNWTDVTTWNDRSGNAASFFNGTAAPTFNNVGLNGKPSVFFNGASSQYLYRGPATDIPSNESSLFVAFSRTNTADGPLLESASGGVSYNFQSNRFHMTKPSFGDVGYSNPIFSGTLIPYLANFNHVSGFSFLFNSNVLLGGITVDVSHSFSQDSIYLGTNESTSSFFSGHIGEVLYYKKFLSPAERTTVFCYLSQKYNVDLVGMGTYCD
- a CDS encoding c-type cytochrome, producing MIKQKISVCNRYKMKIRLPLVFLIVLSFLPSCSSENETPKIEPPPPPAVSVPFPEAMYVQNGCASCHGMGGNGRGTRTQLLSNSRIPNFQDKSTYLYGSSKEAIAKSIKNGIPGTYMKAYSHMRKTEIEAVAEYIQKMQK